The genomic region TCATCTCTTCCAGCGGAAAGTCTTCCGGATCCATGATAAAATTCATAAACACACCATCCATGAGCACATGGAAGAGACTGACTTCCAGTTCCGGATTCCGGGCACCACGCTGTTTATAATAGTTCAACAGGATCTGTTGGTTCAATGGCGTCAGCTCAAACATTCTTTCTCTGGCCATTTCATAAACCGGCGGCTGAAGGATGATGCTGAAGTAGAGTTTCCAGTAGGAGGTGTTTTCTTTCAGCCGCCTGAAGGATTCATCGATAAAGAATGTGAATTCTTCAGATGTCAGAACACCATCCTTATTTACATCAAAAATATCGGTAAACTCGGCCATTCCTTTATCGACAATCTCTTTGATGAGATCTTCCTTGCTTTCGAAATAATTATACATCAGCCCCTTGGATATGCCCGCTTTTTGGGCTATATCGCTGATGGACGTAGGATAATACCCCTGGCTGGCAAACAGTTCCAGGGCTGTATCCATGATCAGGGCTTTTTTATTTTCCCTGATCTCTTCGAATTGTTTTTCAGTGCGTGGTGACATTTCTATTATTTTTAGAATGACCATCCAGTCAATAAAAAATCAGACAAAAAATTAAGTCATAAAATTTATGACTGAACGACCGGTCAAAATTATAACAAGAAAAAATACTATGCAAGTTTTTTTTAATTTTTTTAAAAAAATATTTTTTTCCTGGGACTCCATCCGGTGAAGGCGGATGGAGTCCCAGGATTTCATAAAAAAGCATCAATAATTTTATCGTCAGATTTTTCCTTCTAATATATATTGTGTATTTTTGTTATC from Bacteroidota bacterium harbors:
- a CDS encoding TetR/AcrR family transcriptional regulator, whose product is MSPRTEKQFEEIRENKKALIMDTALELFASQGYYPTSISDIAQKAGISKGLMYNYFESKEDLIKEIVDKGMAEFTDIFDVNKDGVLTSEEFTFFIDESFRRLKENTSYWKLYFSIILQPPVYEMARERMFELTPLNQQILLNYYKQRGARNPELEVSLFHVLMDGVFMNFIMDPEDFPLEEMKKMIIEKFSIQ